CGTGGTCAACGCGGAACATGATTTCGCGCGCCGCGTTCCAGCGCGGGCCTTCTTCCCACAGCTCGGCCGGATGCACGTGCGGCATCCAGACTTCGATCGCGCCCGCGCGCTCATTCTCGGGACGCGCCCGCTCCATCTCCTCGCGGCAGATTTGCGAGATCTTCTGCATCACACGCAGGCCGGCCGGCATGAAGGTGTAGAGGCCGCCGCCGAGCTTCCGGACGAGACCGGCGCGGACGAGGAGCTTGTGCGACGCAATCTCGGCGTCGGCCGGGCTCTCTTTGAGCGTGGGAATGAAAGTCTGCGACCACTTCTTCATGGGAAACCCGCAACGAAACAACTCCCCCGCCCCCGCGCAATGGAATTTCCCACCCGCGCGTCGCCGCATGCGTTCTACGGAAACCCGCTTGTCCCCGTCGCCCACCGTGCTTTGCTCGCGCGCTGATGAGCGCCCGCCGCAACCGTTCCGAACCGAAGCCCTGGTCCATGAAATGGATCGTGCTCGCCATCGTGATCTTCGTGATCGGCTACACGCTCGTGAACGTCTTTTACCGCAAGCCCGGCCCGGCGTTCCGCCCCTACGAGGACATGAACAAGCGCGCCACCACCGCGCGCCTCCTCAACGCCGGCTGGCAAAAACTCCCCGTCGACCTCTCACGCCCCGCGAACAAACCGGGCTTCAGCATCGCCGCCTCCGTCGCCCGCGCCGGCGCCGGGCTGGGCACCGAGCTCGAAGCGTCGTTCGCCGAGAAACCGCGCCTGCTCGCCACGATCGACAAGGTCACCGCGCCGACCGAGACCGCGCGCGGCTCCGCTTACTCCGTGTTCTTCACGGCGAGCCTCTCCGACCAGAGCTTTCAAGTCGGCCACCTCGAGGCGCTGCTGCGCGGCAACGAGATCGTCCTCATCCCCACACTCGAGCGTCTGCCGAACAAACTCCTGAGCCGCTGGGAAGACGCCGACTATTGCGCGACCGTGCCGACCGAGCGCCTCGCGCCGGGCCGCTACACGATCCGCCTCGCCGCGAAAGGGCCGGCGGCGCAGTGGACGTTCGACGTGCGCTGACGCGCTCGCGTGCGACGCGCTATTGACGCGCCGGGCGCGATGCCCGAAGAAATGCGCCAAGAAAAAATGTCCACCGGCGCCGACATCAAGCCCACCGACCTCCGCGGCATCCTGAAATACGTTCCGCGTTACCAGGATCAGATCTTCGTGATCGCCATCGACGGAGCGATCGTCGCCGACGAGAACTTCGGCAACATCCTCCTCGACGTCGCCGTGCTCCGCTCGCTCGGCATCAAGGTCGTCATCGTGCACGGCATCGGCCGCCAGATCGAGGAGCTCTCGGCGCTGCGCAAAGTCACCATCACCGACTCGATCGGCACCGGCGTCACCGACGCCCCGACGCTCGACCTCGCGATCCGCGCCGCCGGCCGCGTCACGCACCTCGTGCTCGAGGAACTTTCGCAAAACAATCTTAAGGCCGCCCTCACCAACGCCGTCCGCTCCGTGCCGCTCGGCATCCTGCGCGGCGTCGACCACCAACTCACCGGTCGCGTCGACCGCATCGACAAGGAATTCCTGCTCCAGCTCATCGGCTCCGGTGTCGTGCCCGTCGTCAACCCCATCGCCTTCGACCGCGACGGTCGTCCGCTGCGGGTAAACTCCGACCTCCTCGCCGCCGAGATCGCCGAAGTCCTGCAAGCCACGAAGATCATCTTCTTCTCGCCCTGCCGCGGCCTCGAGATCAACGACACGTTCAAGCAGCAGATCAACGTCGACCTCCTCCGCGACCTCGTCACCAAGGACCCGGAAGCCATCAACGAGGCCATGCGCTCCAAGGCCGCGCACGCCGTGAAGGCCATCGAGACCGGCACGCCGCGCGTGCACCTCCTCGACGGCCGCATGATGGACGGACTGCTGACGGAAATCTTCTCCAACGAAGGCGTCGGCACCCTGATCCACGGCAACGAATACCAGCAGATCCGCCTCGCCCGCAAAGGCGACGTGCGCGCCATCTACAACCTCACCCGCTCCGCCGTGAAGCGCGAGGAGCTCGTCTTCCGCACGCAGCAGGCGATCGAGAAGAACATCGAAAATTTCTACGTCTACGAGATCGACGAGAACATCATCGCGTGCGCTTCCGTCGCGCTCTACCCGGACAAATCCGACACCGCGGAGATCGGTTCGGTCTACGTCATGCCGTTCTACCACCACCGCGGCATCGGGCGGAAGATGATCGAATTCGGCCTCAAGCTCGCCAAGGAGCGCGGCGCCGCGCAAGTCGTGGCGATGTCGACGCAAGCGTTCACGTTTTTCACTTCGGTCTGCGGCTTCGTCGAAGCCGACAAAGACGCCCTGCCCGATTCGCGCCTCAAGACCTACGAGGAAAGCGGCCGCAACTCGAAGATCCTCGTCAAGGATCTCTCCTGACCGCCGACCGCGGCGCCCCTCGTCAGCGCAGCGCCGCAAATCGCCCGCCAGCCGCGTCCACTTCCTCCCGCGAGGTGACGCGCACGCTCAGCGAAGCCACCGCCGGCTCCGAAAAACCCGCCGCCAACAGGCGCCTCTTCAGCGCGGAGGTGAACCGCGCCTGCTCCGTGTCCGCAAACGCGCGGCGCTCCGCCTTGCTGCGGCAGACGAGCCAAACCAGAAAATCGTCCTCCGCGCCTCCGTGCGACGCGACGACTTCATGGTCGACCACCGGACACGCCGAGCCGATCTGCTCGCGCTCGACCGCATCGAGGCACTCGCCGATCCGCCGCGTCCATTGACCGGAGCCTCTCGCCATCGCCACTGGCGTCAGTTGACGCCCAGCAACTCGATTTCGAAAATCAGCGCCGCGTTCGGCGGGATCTTTCCGCCCGCGCACGGACCGTAGCCCAGCGCCGGGGGCACGTAGACCTTGAACTTGTCGCCGACCGACATGAGTTGCAGCGCCTCGACCCAGCCGGGCACCACCTGCGTCAGCGAAATATCGATCGGCTGGCCGCGCTGCACCGACGAATCGAAAACCGTGCCGTCGATCAAGGTGCCGTGGTAGTGGACGCGCACCTTGTCGGTCGCCTTCGGCTTCACGCCGCCAAAACCTTTCTTGAGCACCTCGTATTGCAGGCCCGAAGCGGTCGTCTTCACACCGGAGCGCGTCTTGTTCTTGGCGAGAAAATCGTTCGCCGCCTGAAGATTCGCCTTCCCCTGCGCCTCCATTTCGGTGGCGAGCTTGCGTTGGTGCTCCTCGAACGCCGCTTGGATCATCTTCTCG
This region of Opitutia bacterium genomic DNA includes:
- the argA gene encoding amino-acid N-acetyltransferase encodes the protein MPEEMRQEKMSTGADIKPTDLRGILKYVPRYQDQIFVIAIDGAIVADENFGNILLDVAVLRSLGIKVVIVHGIGRQIEELSALRKVTITDSIGTGVTDAPTLDLAIRAAGRVTHLVLEELSQNNLKAALTNAVRSVPLGILRGVDHQLTGRVDRIDKEFLLQLIGSGVVPVVNPIAFDRDGRPLRVNSDLLAAEIAEVLQATKIIFFSPCRGLEINDTFKQQINVDLLRDLVTKDPEAINEAMRSKAAHAVKAIETGTPRVHLLDGRMMDGLLTEIFSNEGVGTLIHGNEYQQIRLARKGDVRAIYNLTRSAVKREELVFRTQQAIEKNIENFYVYEIDENIIACASVALYPDKSDTAEIGSVYVMPFYHHRGIGRKMIEFGLKLAKERGAAQVVAMSTQAFTFFTSVCGFVEADKDALPDSRLKTYEESGRNSKILVKDLS
- a CDS encoding FKBP-type peptidyl-prolyl cis-trans isomerase, with protein sequence MKTTSLLVPVSLLTLTFALAGCGDKKADAKASAKGFETADQRVSYGMGYQIGSNIARQPALKFDQAAFAAGVQDAVGGQKTRIDEKMIQAAFEEHQRKLATEMEAQGKANLQAANDFLAKNKTRSGVKTTASGLQYEVLKKGFGGVKPKATDKVRVHYHGTLIDGTVFDSSVQRGQPIDISLTQVVPGWVEALQLMSVGDKFKVYVPPALGYGPCAGGKIPPNAALIFEIELLGVN